The Halobacillus amylolyticus nucleotide sequence GATCAGTTCATCCGTTTAGGGGAAGAAGATATTATTGTTGCCGGTGGTATGGAAAGCATGAGCAACGCACCATACTTCATGCCGAAAGCGCGATGGGGCATGCGTATGGGTGATGCAGATGTCAAAGATATGATGGTGCATGATGGGCTTACTTGCTCTTTTGAAAATGTGCATATGGGCAGCTACGGAAATCGAACGGCCAATAAATTTGAATTGACGCGTGAGTCGCAGGACGAATGGGCGGCTCGCAGTCATGATCGTGCTCTTCAGGCGATTGAGGATGGCAAGTTGGCTGAGGAAATTGTCTCAGTTGAGGTTCCGCAGCGTAAAGGGGATCCGGTTGTTATTGACACAGATGAGGCACCGAGAAAAGGAACGACTGCTGAAAGGTTGGCGAAGCTGCGTCCTGCGTTTGATAAAGATGGAACGATTACAGCTGGAAATGCTCCAGGTGTGAACGATGGGGCTTGTGCGATGCTGCTTATGTCTGATGAAAAAGCGCAAGAAATTGGGGCTGAAACGTTAGCTACCATTCTTGCTCATGATGAAGTGGCGGTTGAAGCCCATGATTTTCCGGAAACGCCAGGGTTAGTAATTAATAAGCTGCTTAAAAAAGCTGGTAAGTCCATAGATGAAATTGATCTTTTTGAAGTCAATGAGGCTTTTGCAACGGTGTCGCTAGCGAGCGGAAAAATTGCTGGCATTGATCCGGAAAAAGTCAACGTAAACGGTGGCGCTGTGGCACTTGGACACCCGATCGGAGCAAGTGGTGCCCGTATTTTACTTACCTTAGCACATGAACTGAAGCGTCGCGGCGGCGGTTTAGGTATTGCGGCGATTTGCTCTGGCGGCGGTCAAGGGGATGCCGTATTGATCGAAGTACCGAAACAGTAACGAGGGGGAGTCAACATGTCAGTTAATCAAGTGATGGTCATTGGTGCCGGACAGATGGGAGCAGGGATTGCTCAAGTATTCGCTCAGTCAGGCCTGAAAGTGAAATTAAATGATATGAACGAGGAAGCATTAAACAAAGGGATCACAGGTATTGAAAAACGTTTGCAACGCGTAGTAGATAAAGGCAAATTAACAGCAGATGAGCAGGCAAAAGCGAACGAATTGCTCTCCGGAACGACTGATTTGAACGATGCATCTGATTGCGATCTCGTGATTGAAGCGGTCGTAGAAAATATGGATGTAAAAACGAAGGTATTCCAAAGCCTTGATGAAATTACACCGGCTCATGCAATTTTGGCATCCAATACCTCATCTTTGCCAATCACTGAAATTGCAGCGGTTACGAAGCGTCCATCTCAAGTCATCGGTATGCACTTCATGAACCCGGTGCCAGTCATGAAACTTGTGGAAATCATCCGTGCCATTCAAACGAGTGATGAAACGTATCAAGTGATTGAGGAAATGACGAAGAAGCTGAATAAGGCGCCTGTTGAAGTCAATGACCTTCCAGGCTTTGCTGCCAATCGGATTTTGATGCCGATGATTAATGAAGCGATTTTTGCTGTTCATGAAGGTGTCGCTTCCGTAGAAGATGTTGACACGGTCATGAAGCTCGGGATGAACCACCCGATGGGGCCACTGACACTGGCTGATTTCATTGGTCTTGATACATGTCTGTATATTATGGAAGTTCTTCACGACGGCTTTGGCGACAGTAAGTATCGTCCGTGTCCACTGCTTAGACAGTATGTAAAAGCAGGCTGGCTCGGTAAAAAGTCAGGTCGAGGATTTTACAGCTACGAATAACAGGTGAGGGAGAGAGCAAGCATGAACCTGCAGTTTACGGATGAACAACAGATGATGAGGAAGATGGTGCGGGATTTTGCCGAGAAGGAAGTTGCTCCGGCCGTTGAACGTATGGAAGAGGAAGATCGTTTTCCTGTGGAGTTGCTCAAAAAAATGGGGGAGCTTGGTTTAATGGGCATCCCGATTCCTGAACAGTATGGCGGTTCTGAGATGGATTACACATCTTATATCATTGCGATTCATGAGATTGCTAAAGTTAGTGCGACATTAGGGGTTATTTTGTCCGTGCACACGTCGGTAGGTACCAACCCTATTCTTTATTTTGGCACAGAGGAACAGAAGCAAAAGTATATTCCTAAACTCGCCTCTGGGGAATACTTAGGAGCGTTTGCTTTAACAGAGCCAAGCGCTGGTTCGGACGCTGGCAGTTTAAAGACACGTGCGGAAAAACAAGGTGGCCATTACATTTTAAATGGATCAAAAGTATTCATTACAAATGGCGGTGAGGCGGACACATTTATCGTTTTTGCACGAACGAATCGTGATGAAAAAAACGGCAAAGGGGTCAGCGCCTTTATTGTTGAACGTGACACGCCAGGTTTTTCAATAGGCAAAGCGGAGAAGAAAATGGGACTGCATGGGTCGAGTACGGTGTCACTTAATTTTGATCAATGCCAAGTTCCCACTTCGCAATTGCTTGGTGAAGAAGGGGAAGGCTTCAAGATTGCCCTTGCGAACTTAAATGTCGGCCGAATTGGCATTGCTGCCCAATCTCTAGGAATTGCAGAGGCCGCACTCGAACACGCGGTTGCCTATGCAAAAGAAAGAGAGCAATTTGGCAAGTCAATCGCAAAGCACCAGGGGATTTCTTTCAAGCTCGCCGACATGGCGACAGATGTGGAAGCTGCAAAACTATTAGTCTATCAAGCGGCATCCTTACAAGCGGCTGGCGAAA carries:
- a CDS encoding 3-hydroxybutyryl-CoA dehydrogenase yields the protein MSVNQVMVIGAGQMGAGIAQVFAQSGLKVKLNDMNEEALNKGITGIEKRLQRVVDKGKLTADEQAKANELLSGTTDLNDASDCDLVIEAVVENMDVKTKVFQSLDEITPAHAILASNTSSLPITEIAAVTKRPSQVIGMHFMNPVPVMKLVEIIRAIQTSDETYQVIEEMTKKLNKAPVEVNDLPGFAANRILMPMINEAIFAVHEGVASVEDVDTVMKLGMNHPMGPLTLADFIGLDTCLYIMEVLHDGFGDSKYRPCPLLRQYVKAGWLGKKSGRGFYSYE
- a CDS encoding acetyl-CoA C-acetyltransferase, which codes for MTKTVIVAGARTPFGKFGGGLAPLTAAQLGGIAIKAALERANVKAEDVKEVIMGTVLQGGQGQLPSRQASREAGIPWDVKTETVNKVCASGMRSVTMADQFIRLGEEDIIVAGGMESMSNAPYFMPKARWGMRMGDADVKDMMVHDGLTCSFENVHMGSYGNRTANKFELTRESQDEWAARSHDRALQAIEDGKLAEEIVSVEVPQRKGDPVVIDTDEAPRKGTTAERLAKLRPAFDKDGTITAGNAPGVNDGACAMLLMSDEKAQEIGAETLATILAHDEVAVEAHDFPETPGLVINKLLKKAGKSIDEIDLFEVNEAFATVSLASGKIAGIDPEKVNVNGGAVALGHPIGASGARILLTLAHELKRRGGGLGIAAICSGGGQGDAVLIEVPKQ
- a CDS encoding acyl-CoA dehydrogenase, with amino-acid sequence MNLQFTDEQQMMRKMVRDFAEKEVAPAVERMEEEDRFPVELLKKMGELGLMGIPIPEQYGGSEMDYTSYIIAIHEIAKVSATLGVILSVHTSVGTNPILYFGTEEQKQKYIPKLASGEYLGAFALTEPSAGSDAGSLKTRAEKQGGHYILNGSKVFITNGGEADTFIVFARTNRDEKNGKGVSAFIVERDTPGFSIGKAEKKMGLHGSSTVSLNFDQCQVPTSQLLGEEGEGFKIALANLNVGRIGIAAQSLGIAEAALEHAVAYAKEREQFGKSIAKHQGISFKLADMATDVEAAKLLVYQAASLQAAGEKCGKQASMAKLFASKAAVSTSIEAVQVHGGYGYTEDYAVERFFRDAKVCEIYEGTSEIQRIVISNHLIKG